The following are from one region of the Prevotella communis genome:
- a CDS encoding ATP-binding protein, whose protein sequence is MNFSDVIGQEEVKQRLVQMVEEGRLPHAIMLCGPEGTGKLALAVAFASYLLGEDNAMVQKLEHPDLHFTFPTIKLPSMSADHKPVSDDFIHEWHDLLMKGPYFKVEEWLKAMRAENQQAIITAGESDELVRKLSLKSSQGGYKVSIIWLPERMNIECANKLLKLIEEPPSQTVFLMVCEEPDKLLETIRSRVQRIDVKKLPAETIRQALIERRGIDENAAQRVSRLANGSWLKAMEALSVGTDNQAFFDLFVMLMRLAYQRKVRELRKWSETLGNLGREKQKAFMLYVLRMLRENFMYNFRQEELVYMTQEEEDFARNFARFINEANILPLYDLTNVAIRDIGQNANGKIVFFDYALKMIVLLIQK, encoded by the coding sequence ATGAACTTCAGTGACGTTATAGGACAGGAGGAGGTGAAGCAGCGCCTGGTGCAGATGGTCGAGGAAGGGCGTCTGCCGCATGCCATCATGCTTTGCGGACCTGAGGGTACGGGAAAGCTGGCACTGGCGGTGGCTTTTGCTTCGTATCTGCTGGGCGAGGATAATGCGATGGTGCAGAAACTGGAGCATCCCGACCTGCATTTCACATTTCCTACCATCAAGTTGCCCTCGATGAGTGCCGACCACAAGCCCGTGAGTGATGATTTCATCCACGAGTGGCACGACCTGCTGATGAAGGGGCCGTATTTCAAGGTTGAGGAATGGCTCAAGGCGATGAGGGCGGAAAACCAGCAGGCTATCATCACGGCCGGCGAGAGCGACGAGCTGGTGAGGAAGCTGAGTCTGAAGTCCAGTCAGGGCGGCTACAAGGTGAGCATCATCTGGTTGCCCGAGCGCATGAACATAGAATGTGCGAACAAGCTGCTGAAGCTCATAGAGGAACCGCCCTCGCAGACGGTGTTCCTGATGGTGTGTGAAGAGCCCGACAAGCTGTTGGAGACCATCCGCAGCAGGGTGCAGCGCATCGATGTGAAGAAACTGCCCGCTGAGACCATCCGACAGGCGCTGATAGAGCGCAGGGGTATTGACGAGAACGCGGCACAGCGCGTCAGCCGACTGGCCAACGGCTCGTGGCTGAAGGCGATGGAGGCGCTGAGCGTGGGCACGGATAATCAGGCTTTCTTCGACCTCTTCGTGATGCTGATGCGACTGGCCTACCAGCGTAAGGTACGCGAGTTGCGCAAATGGAGCGAGACGCTGGGCAACCTGGGCCGTGAGAAGCAGAAAGCCTTCATGCTGTACGTGCTGCGCATGCTTCGCGAGAACTTCATGTACAACTTCCGTCAGGAGGAACTGGTATACATGACGCAGGAAGAGGAGGACTTTGCCAGGAACTTTGCCCGTTTCATCAATGAGGCGAACATCCTGCCGCTCTACGACCTGACCAACGTGGCCATACGTGACATAGGTCAGAATGCCAACGGCAAGATAGTCTTCTTTGACTACGCCCTGAAAATGATTGTATTGTTGATTCAAAAATAA
- a CDS encoding RagB/SusD family nutrient uptake outer membrane protein has protein sequence MKYYIYNKTKELRRFMVYILLPLIGGGWMGVSSCSDMLESDSSRQLFDPALDQKTDSVFYAYGIMQAMQELADQYYYQNEMRGDLVSPTSKATTHLRNLASFTADATNKYDSVYLYYKVINNCNYYLAHRDTTLATGARNVVCNEYAAVASFRAWTYLQLTRQYGQVPYVTDPVTTIGQINANTQMTDYRTILTEEAKMMETLKARYTDEQLAVPTFNQNSRSAGMLNWGGGEKFFSPKKCFVPFNVVLGDIYLELGEYEKAATCYYQYLRYEGQLNTSNISVNYNNYMSPSYSRYSPIFKNFTEWPADFNDGKNSSIFNNTPIWENSFTHAASPGDVISYIPMAVNYTMGKTTDIPASYGYNYYGTERTSTVDVNDPMESIFDCPKTEDIQIVPSQAYCDSARRAQYYYYTEQVKVTPFNWIVKNVAVGDARAQSICQGVGADSTFVYTYKPSTAYVYLYRNATVWLHLAEAINRMGYPDAAFAVLKNGLHTELPNYRYLEVYLKDAEGNDSLDGDGNKVLDMTQSHLDDKYYLTPESYELLTTKLPFLAQENSEIFRNGAQKSFVGIHMHGAGAVEDLYSTYRYSNVLAAKLADINSKFSLGLTTYTKDDYINAMEDLLCDEYAMEFAFEGTRFSDLRRLALHKNQSGLYGGNFGDKWLSTKLQNNAPGITTQNCYLPYK, from the coding sequence ATGAAATATTATATATATAATAAGACAAAGGAGTTACGTCGTTTTATGGTCTATATCCTCCTCCCCCTCATAGGGGGAGGCTGGATGGGGGTCTCCTCTTGCTCAGATATGCTTGAGTCAGACAGCTCACGCCAGTTGTTCGACCCTGCCCTCGACCAGAAGACAGACTCTGTATTCTATGCCTATGGCATCATGCAGGCCATGCAGGAACTGGCCGATCAGTATTACTATCAGAACGAGATGCGTGGTGATCTGGTGAGCCCCACTTCCAAGGCTACCACTCACCTGCGCAACCTGGCATCGTTTACGGCCGATGCCACGAATAAGTACGACAGTGTGTACCTTTATTATAAGGTAATCAACAACTGTAACTATTATCTGGCTCATCGTGATACCACATTGGCCACAGGTGCCCGTAATGTGGTGTGCAACGAGTATGCCGCTGTGGCATCTTTCCGTGCATGGACCTACCTGCAACTGACTCGTCAGTATGGTCAGGTGCCTTATGTCACCGACCCTGTCACCACCATCGGTCAGATCAATGCTAATACGCAGATGACCGACTATCGCACTATCCTGACAGAAGAAGCTAAGATGATGGAGACCTTGAAAGCCCGCTATACCGACGAACAGTTGGCTGTGCCTACCTTCAACCAGAATTCACGTTCTGCTGGTATGCTCAACTGGGGCGGAGGCGAGAAATTCTTCTCACCAAAGAAGTGCTTCGTGCCCTTCAACGTGGTGCTGGGAGATATCTACCTGGAACTGGGTGAGTACGAGAAAGCAGCCACCTGCTACTATCAGTACCTGCGCTACGAGGGACAGTTGAATACTTCCAATATCTCTGTAAACTACAACAACTATATGTCTCCCTCCTATAGTCGCTATAGTCCAATATTCAAGAACTTCACTGAATGGCCAGCCGACTTTAACGACGGAAAGAATTCATCCATATTTAATAATACGCCTATTTGGGAAAACTCGTTTACACATGCGGCCTCACCAGGCGATGTGATCTCTTACATCCCCATGGCCGTGAACTACACCATGGGTAAGACGACTGATATCCCTGCCTCTTACGGTTATAATTACTATGGTACCGAGAGAACATCTACGGTAGATGTGAACGATCCTATGGAGAGTATCTTTGATTGTCCCAAGACCGAGGATATCCAGATTGTGCCCTCACAGGCCTACTGCGATTCAGCCCGTCGTGCCCAGTATTATTACTATACTGAGCAGGTAAAGGTGACGCCTTTCAACTGGATTGTGAAGAATGTGGCTGTGGGTGATGCCCGTGCCCAGAGCATCTGTCAGGGTGTTGGTGCCGACTCCACCTTCGTCTATACCTACAAGCCCTCTACGGCTTATGTCTATCTGTATCGTAACGCCACGGTGTGGCTCCACCTGGCCGAGGCTATCAACCGCATGGGCTATCCTGATGCCGCCTTCGCCGTGCTGAAGAACGGTCTGCACACCGAACTGCCCAACTATCGTTATCTGGAGGTTTATCTGAAGGATGCTGAGGGCAACGACTCTCTGGATGGCGACGGCAATAAGGTGCTCGATATGACCCAGTCGCACTTGGATGACAAGTATTACCTGACGCCTGAGTCTTACGAACTGCTGACCACGAAGTTGCCTTTCCTGGCTCAGGAAAACTCTGAGATTTTCAGAAACGGTGCGCAGAAATCGTTCGTGGGTATCCACATGCATGGCGCCGGTGCTGTGGAAGATCTCTATTCTACTTATCGCTACAGTAATGTCCTCGCTGCTAAGTTGGCTGATATCAACAGTAAGTTCAGTCTCGGTCTGACTACTTATACCAAGGACGACTATATCAATGCGATGGAAGACCTGCTCTGCGATGAGTATGCCATGGAGTTTGCTTTTGAGGGCACTCGCTTCTCTGACCTGCGACGTCTGGCACTCCACAAGAACCAGTCGGGCCTCTATGGTGGCAACTTCGGTGACAAGTGGCTCAGCACCAAACTGCAGAACAATGCCCCTGGTATCACCACGCAGAACTGTTACCTGCCGTATAAATAA
- the axeA1 gene encoding acetylxylan esterase AxeA1, producing the protein MRKIVSFGLLLLALTLQAQTARKITVNITPDGKANMVGYLPETPSGRAIVDCPGGGYSHLATQHEGHDWAEYFNRQGIAFFVLTYRMPGGDRSIPMGDAQQAIRTVRDSALVWGINPEDVGIMGFSAGGHLASTVSTHSEYDCRPNFSILFYPVISMNERESHKGSCVNFLGKDGQKDERLVRLFSNQNAVVRHLTPPAIILTANDDGVVPPVTNGVAYYSAMRRMGNDCTLHVYPSGGHGFGFRSTWPFHDQMLSDLTAWLNCHKAPRRDAVRVACIGNSITDGHGIDMSDAKAWPGQLQKLLGSDYVVKNYGRSARTLLKKGDQPIWNEQAWRDAVAFKADVVIIKLGTNDSKPENWQHGNEFESNLRSMIDQLNPKVPVLNKKGKPTKKMQRSAKPRIILCTPIPAYKPSWNISDSVIVNQIIPIINKVAQDEHLEVIDLHSIFNNADGKAMQADGIHPTEAGDAQIAKTVYGILKD; encoded by the coding sequence ATGCGAAAGATTGTTTCTTTTGGATTGTTGCTGCTGGCACTGACCCTCCAGGCACAGACAGCACGGAAAATCACAGTGAATATCACCCCCGACGGCAAGGCCAATATGGTGGGCTATCTGCCAGAGACACCTTCAGGACGCGCTATCGTAGACTGTCCTGGTGGCGGCTATAGCCACCTGGCTACCCAGCACGAGGGGCACGACTGGGCTGAGTATTTCAACCGTCAGGGCATCGCCTTCTTCGTGCTCACCTACCGCATGCCTGGTGGCGACCGCTCTATCCCTATGGGCGACGCCCAGCAGGCTATCCGCACCGTGAGGGACTCTGCCCTGGTATGGGGCATCAATCCTGAGGATGTGGGTATCATGGGTTTCTCGGCTGGTGGTCATCTGGCCTCTACCGTGTCTACACATAGCGAGTACGACTGTCGTCCAAATTTCTCTATCCTCTTCTATCCTGTCATCTCGATGAACGAGCGCGAGAGTCATAAGGGCTCGTGTGTGAACTTCCTGGGCAAGGACGGACAGAAGGACGAGCGACTGGTACGCCTGTTCTCCAACCAGAATGCGGTGGTGCGCCATCTGACGCCTCCTGCCATCATCCTCACGGCCAACGACGACGGTGTGGTGCCGCCTGTAACCAATGGCGTGGCCTATTATTCGGCTATGCGCCGTATGGGCAACGACTGTACGCTGCATGTCTATCCCAGTGGGGGCCACGGCTTCGGCTTCCGTTCTACCTGGCCTTTCCACGACCAGATGCTGAGCGACCTCACCGCCTGGCTCAACTGCCACAAGGCGCCTCGTCGTGATGCTGTGCGCGTGGCTTGTATCGGCAACAGTATCACCGATGGCCACGGCATCGATATGAGTGATGCAAAGGCATGGCCCGGACAGTTGCAGAAGCTGTTGGGCAGCGACTATGTGGTGAAGAACTACGGACGCAGTGCCCGCACGCTCCTGAAGAAGGGTGACCAGCCTATCTGGAACGAACAGGCATGGCGCGATGCCGTGGCGTTCAAGGCTGATGTGGTGATTATCAAACTGGGTACCAACGACTCGAAACCTGAGAACTGGCAGCATGGCAATGAGTTCGAGAGTAATCTTCGCTCAATGATTGACCAGTTGAACCCGAAGGTGCCCGTGCTCAACAAGAAGGGCAAGCCCACGAAGAAGATGCAGCGCTCTGCCAAGCCGCGCATCATCCTCTGCACGCCAATCCCTGCCTACAAACCTTCATGGAATATCAGCGATTCAGTCATCGTCAATCAGATCATTCCTATCATCAACAAAGTGGCACAGGACGAGCATCTGGAGGTGATAGACCTGCACTCCATCTTCAATAATGCCGATGGTAAGGCCATGCAGGCTGACGGCATCCATCCCACCGAGGCTGGCGATGCGCAGATTGCGAAGACAGTTTACGGAATCTTAAAAGACTAA
- a CDS encoding SusC/RagA family TonB-linked outer membrane protein — protein MKSMIYNYIQRQSLRLSLCAIALTACSVAYAQDDVDAEEESTGFKAPKRTQVVDNNPTCNVQGIVFDDATKLPLAGVRIQALNDKRYVAMTDDDGKFFIKVPTFTTALFVQTPTYLSQQVSIKPGDEQQRVSIYLLSDAFATMYADGTTITAQNSFVSNGNGLSIDEEMTAKLGGDIRMNMHSGNLEQGAAMFIRGISSLNGNAQPLVILDGVELDMQQSRSSLHLGDIFNMLSTISPEDIDKVTVLKNATALYGARGANGVIIIDTKRGHSMATRIDAKLGVGWTFTPSYPKMMNAAQYRNYAVEQLGTIAEVQNRIGSSTNPLQFNFLNDAKDGYYYNTYHNDTDWSKYVYRTALTHNYSINVQGGDDVGMYNLSVAYIQTMKNIKSTSFDRINVRFNTDIRLLWNLTTKFDMSFSRTNTNLFDDGIAEDLNSGVITSPAFLSLIKSPLLNPYQYNKNINAFTSLLADADDLYSTLKEGNYSQANPLALMRNGNGERKNRNENTFFNVAIAPTYEINSDWSVTSHFSYYLNRNSQAYYRPNIGMPSFAIKNLGTVYSKTASIFSKEINVLSNTHVDWKKKIGAHTIAATGGFRYTYFSYDNSDLSTQYSTKGEDDKNPKLATGNDVYDTVAGVDDVWKNMQWYASGDYNYMNKYFATVSLLAEANSRFGSNANGGVKLAGVKWAIFPSVQLGWVLSNEDWFPKNAGINYLRLNAGFDMSGNDDISNYAARTSFNAVRYNYQEIGTQLTNVGNEEIKWETTSKFNIGLQANFLHNRLGFNANYFIHNTKDLLALKSFENPIGGINNYWTNDGELRNTGFEVGINGKPISLKDWHLEIGATVGHYKNEVKALANGNYTSSIYGTDNILTSVGNPVGVFYGYKTKGVFSTTADAQAAALYLVDETGAQQYFQAGDVIFDDLNGDHQIDERDKTIIGDPNPDIYGNIFLNLNWKRFTLGMTFNYSLGNDVYNYQRSILNSGSTLYNQQVAEIAHWRYEGQQTSLPRLNYGDPMGNNRFSDRWIEDGSYLRMKSVMLTYQVPMPEAWQSWLQGISVWAEGRNLFTLTKYTGSDPEFAAGNNQLYQGIDCGTIAQGRIFSMGVKINL, from the coding sequence ATGAAAAGTATGATATATAACTACATACAGCGTCAGAGTCTCAGACTCTCACTCTGTGCCATTGCTTTGACAGCATGTTCGGTGGCTTATGCTCAGGACGACGTCGATGCCGAGGAGGAATCCACTGGTTTCAAAGCTCCTAAGCGCACACAGGTTGTTGACAATAACCCCACCTGCAATGTGCAAGGTATTGTGTTTGACGACGCCACCAAACTGCCCTTGGCAGGTGTACGTATCCAGGCACTTAACGACAAGCGTTATGTAGCCATGACCGATGATGATGGTAAGTTTTTTATCAAGGTGCCAACCTTCACTACTGCCCTCTTCGTGCAGACACCTACCTACCTCTCTCAGCAGGTAAGCATCAAACCTGGTGACGAGCAGCAGCGCGTGAGCATCTACCTGTTGAGTGATGCCTTTGCCACGATGTATGCCGATGGTACTACCATCACCGCTCAGAACAGTTTTGTCTCTAACGGCAACGGTCTGTCTATCGATGAAGAGATGACCGCCAAACTGGGTGGCGACATCCGTATGAACATGCATTCCGGCAACTTGGAACAGGGAGCCGCCATGTTTATCCGTGGTATCAGTTCGCTCAACGGCAATGCCCAGCCCCTCGTTATCCTTGATGGCGTGGAGCTCGACATGCAGCAGAGCCGCAGTTCACTGCATCTGGGCGACATCTTCAATATGCTGTCAACCATCTCTCCTGAGGATATCGACAAGGTGACGGTGCTCAAGAATGCCACTGCCCTCTACGGTGCCCGTGGTGCCAATGGTGTCATCATCATCGATACCAAGCGCGGTCACTCCATGGCCACTCGTATCGATGCCAAACTGGGAGTAGGGTGGACCTTCACGCCCAGTTATCCTAAGATGATGAATGCCGCGCAGTACCGTAACTATGCTGTGGAACAGTTGGGTACTATCGCTGAGGTGCAGAACCGTATTGGTTCTTCAACGAACCCCTTGCAGTTCAATTTCCTCAACGATGCTAAGGACGGCTACTATTATAATACCTATCATAATGATACTGATTGGAGCAAGTATGTCTATCGCACTGCATTGACCCACAACTACAGTATCAATGTGCAGGGTGGTGATGATGTCGGTATGTACAACCTCTCTGTGGCCTACATCCAGACGATGAAGAATATCAAGTCAACCAGTTTTGACCGTATCAACGTACGTTTCAATACTGACATCCGTCTGCTGTGGAACCTCACCACGAAGTTCGACATGTCGTTCTCACGTACAAACACGAACCTCTTCGACGACGGTATCGCTGAAGACCTGAACTCAGGCGTGATCACCTCGCCTGCCTTCCTGTCGCTGATTAAGAGTCCGCTGCTCAATCCCTATCAGTACAACAAGAATATCAATGCCTTCACCTCGCTGCTGGCCGATGCCGATGATTTGTACAGCACTCTGAAGGAAGGCAACTATTCACAGGCCAACCCCTTGGCACTGATGAGAAATGGTAACGGTGAGCGTAAGAACCGCAACGAGAACACATTCTTCAACGTGGCTATCGCTCCTACCTATGAGATTAACAGTGACTGGTCAGTGACCTCTCATTTCAGCTATTATCTGAATCGCAACTCACAGGCCTACTACCGTCCCAACATCGGTATGCCTTCGTTTGCCATTAAGAACCTGGGTACTGTTTATTCTAAGACCGCCTCAATCTTCTCTAAGGAGATTAATGTGCTGAGTAATACGCATGTGGACTGGAAAAAGAAAATCGGTGCTCACACCATCGCTGCAACGGGTGGTTTCCGCTACACCTATTTCTCTTACGACAACAGCGACCTGTCAACACAGTACTCTACCAAGGGTGAGGATGATAAGAACCCCAAACTGGCTACAGGTAATGATGTCTATGATACTGTAGCTGGTGTTGATGATGTGTGGAAGAACATGCAGTGGTATGCTTCTGGCGACTATAACTACATGAACAAATACTTCGCTACTGTTTCTCTGCTGGCCGAGGCTAACAGCCGTTTTGGCTCTAATGCCAACGGCGGTGTGAAACTGGCTGGCGTGAAATGGGCCATCTTCCCCAGCGTGCAGTTGGGCTGGGTGCTCTCTAACGAGGATTGGTTCCCCAAGAATGCTGGTATCAACTACCTGCGCCTGAATGCGGGCTTCGATATGAGTGGTAATGACGACATCAGCAACTATGCTGCACGCACTTCGTTCAATGCTGTTCGCTACAACTATCAGGAGATTGGTACACAGCTCACCAATGTAGGTAATGAGGAGATTAAGTGGGAGACCACGTCTAAGTTCAATATCGGTCTGCAGGCCAACTTCCTGCACAACCGTCTGGGCTTTAATGCCAACTACTTCATCCACAACACCAAGGACCTGCTGGCACTGAAGAGTTTTGAGAATCCTATCGGTGGTATCAATAACTACTGGACCAACGACGGCGAACTGCGCAACACTGGTTTCGAGGTTGGTATCAACGGTAAGCCCATCTCACTGAAGGACTGGCATCTGGAGATCGGTGCTACCGTGGGCCACTACAAGAATGAGGTGAAGGCACTGGCCAATGGCAACTACACATCTTCTATCTATGGCACCGACAATATCCTGACGTCTGTAGGCAACCCTGTCGGTGTGTTCTATGGTTACAAGACCAAGGGCGTGTTCTCTACTACTGCCGATGCACAGGCTGCAGCCCTCTATCTGGTTGACGAGACTGGTGCTCAGCAGTATTTCCAGGCTGGTGACGTGATTTTCGATGACCTGAACGGTGACCACCAGATTGACGAGCGCGACAAGACCATCATCGGCGATCCCAATCCCGATATCTACGGAAATATCTTCCTTAACCTCAACTGGAAGCGTTTCACGCTGGGCATGACCTTCAACTACAGTCTGGGTAATGATGTGTACAACTATCAGCGCTCTATCCTGAATAGTGGTTCTACGCTCTACAACCAGCAGGTGGCCGAGATTGCCCACTGGCGTTACGAGGGTCAGCAGACCTCTCTGCCTCGTCTGAACTATGGCGACCCCATGGGTAACAACCGCTTCTCTGACCGTTGGATTGAGGATGGCTCTTATCTGCGTATGAAGAGTGTGATGCTGACTTATCAGGTGCCTATGCCCGAGGCTTGGCAGTCATGGCTCCAGGGTATCTCTGTATGGGCCGAAGGTCGTAACCTCTTCACTTTGACGAAGTATACGGGTAGCGATCCTGAGTTTGCCGCTGGCAATAATCAACTCTACCAAGGCATCGACTGCGGCACCATCGCCCAGGGACGCATCTTCTCTATGGGTGTGAAGATAAACCTGTAG
- a CDS encoding glycoside hydrolase family 97 protein: MKKQMKLSLVRKAVMGVLPFYLFTFLPLTASAREDAISSPDGKLVVTVSDDGPCATYAVKYDGRQVLLPSPLGFKADFGDFTQKLRITTSRMGGADRLYQMHQTKRSWMHYVAAQLFVSFKNAAGQKITVEFSVSNNDVAFRYHIPRQKDDNPKSAVIQHESTGFVLPDGTTTFLTPQSKAMVGWERTKPSYEEEYKADMPMTARSQYGEGYTFPCLFKLPAAKSQATEPGGWVLISETGVSSQYCGSHLSDYPYTIAFPMAGENNGIGTTTAGIALPGKTPWRTITVGNTLAPIVETTIAYDVVAPRYSFGTMENLEEFQESADCAACAPGDTKSDSVAKTSALSPQPSSITPQPSSITPQPSYGRYTWSWLIWQDNSINYDDQVKFIDLASEMGYEFCLVDNWWDQNIGRERMAELSKYAQSKGVSLMLWYNSNGFENDAPQTPRDCLNTSMAREREMAWLQSIGVKGIKVDFFGGDKQETMKLYEDILFDANRYGIQCIFHGCTLPRGWERMYPNFVASEAVLASENVYFNEGAAVRQPFDLTMHPFCRNAVATMDWGGVIMNKYMSKDNKTRHTRKTTDAFEIASAFTNQTAIQCIAMQPNNLQELPQAELDFLKAIPTTWDETRYVDGYPGKYVVLARRHGDQWYVAGLNALKEPLTLTLDLDDFDVTRQFCDQVDKKGAVTGIAISPLKLKKGKAKITMQPNGGFVAY; encoded by the coding sequence ATGAAGAAACAGATGAAATTATCATTGGTAAGAAAGGCGGTAATGGGTGTTTTACCTTTTTACCTTTTTACTTTCTTACCTTTAACTGCTTCGGCTCGTGAGGATGCCATCTCCTCGCCCGACGGGAAACTGGTGGTAACGGTGAGTGACGACGGCCCCTGTGCTACCTATGCCGTCAAGTACGACGGCCGACAGGTGTTGCTGCCCTCGCCACTGGGATTCAAGGCCGACTTCGGTGACTTCACCCAGAAGCTCCGAATCACCACGTCCAGGATGGGCGGTGCTGACCGTCTCTATCAGATGCATCAGACGAAGCGTTCGTGGATGCACTACGTGGCTGCCCAGTTGTTTGTCAGTTTCAAGAATGCTGCCGGTCAGAAGATCACGGTGGAGTTTTCTGTGAGCAACAACGACGTGGCTTTCCGCTATCATATCCCTCGTCAGAAGGATGACAATCCCAAGAGTGCCGTGATTCAGCATGAGTCCACGGGCTTCGTCCTGCCCGATGGTACCACCACGTTCCTCACGCCTCAGAGCAAGGCGATGGTGGGATGGGAGCGTACCAAACCCAGTTACGAGGAGGAGTACAAGGCCGACATGCCCATGACGGCCCGTTCGCAGTATGGCGAGGGCTATACGTTCCCCTGCCTGTTTAAGCTGCCTGCGGCAAAGTCGCAGGCCACAGAGCCGGGTGGCTGGGTGCTCATCTCTGAGACGGGTGTCAGCAGTCAGTATTGCGGCTCTCACCTCTCTGATTATCCTTACACCATTGCTTTCCCCATGGCAGGCGAGAACAATGGCATCGGCACCACCACGGCGGGTATCGCCCTGCCTGGCAAGACGCCCTGGCGTACTATCACCGTGGGCAACACGCTGGCGCCTATCGTCGAGACTACCATTGCCTATGATGTGGTAGCACCCCGCTACTCCTTCGGCACCATGGAGAATCTGGAGGAGTTCCAGGAGAGCGCCGACTGTGCCGCCTGTGCCCCTGGCGATACCAAAAGCGATTCTGTCGCAAAAACATCAGCCCTCAGCCCTCAGCCCTCATCCATCACCCCTCAGCCCTCATCCATCACCCCTCAGCCATCATACGGCCGCTACACCTGGTCATGGCTGATCTGGCAGGACAACTCCATCAACTACGACGATCAGGTGAAGTTCATCGACCTGGCTTCTGAGATGGGCTATGAGTTCTGCCTGGTGGACAACTGGTGGGACCAGAACATCGGTCGTGAGCGCATGGCTGAACTGTCTAAGTATGCGCAGTCAAAGGGTGTGTCGCTGATGCTGTGGTACAACTCCAACGGCTTCGAGAACGATGCGCCGCAGACGCCACGCGACTGTCTGAACACCAGCATGGCACGTGAGCGCGAGATGGCCTGGCTCCAGAGCATCGGCGTGAAGGGTATCAAGGTCGATTTCTTCGGTGGCGACAAGCAGGAGACGATGAAGCTCTACGAGGATATCCTCTTCGATGCCAACCGCTACGGCATCCAGTGTATCTTCCATGGCTGCACGCTGCCTCGTGGCTGGGAGCGCATGTATCCCAACTTCGTGGCCTCTGAGGCTGTGCTGGCCAGCGAGAATGTGTATTTCAACGAGGGTGCTGCCGTGCGTCAGCCCTTCGACCTCACCATGCATCCTTTCTGCCGTAATGCGGTGGCCACGATGGACTGGGGTGGTGTCATCATGAATAAGTATATGTCGAAGGACAATAAGACGCGCCATACGCGTAAGACCACCGATGCCTTCGAGATTGCCTCGGCCTTCACCAACCAGACGGCCATCCAGTGCATCGCCATGCAGCCCAATAACCTGCAGGAGCTGCCTCAGGCCGAACTGGATTTCCTCAAGGCTATCCCCACCACGTGGGACGAGACCCGCTATGTGGATGGCTATCCTGGCAAATATGTCGTGCTGGCCCGCCGTCATGGTGACCAGTGGTATGTGGCTGGTCTGAATGCCCTGAAGGAGCCCCTCACGCTGACTCTCGACCTCGACGACTTCGATGTCACCCGTCAGTTCTGTGACCAGGTTGACAAGAAGGGCGCCGTCACCGGCATCGCCATCAGTCCCCTGAAGCTGAAGAAGGGCAAGGCAAAGATCACCATGCAGCCCAACGGCGGTTTCGTGGCCTACTAA
- the metF gene encoding methylenetetrahydrofolate reductase [NAD(P)H] → MAVANLITKNSDEHQFSFEVLPPLKGTGTDKLFADIEKLCKLNPAFINITTHHSEYVYKELSDGRFERQRMRLRPGTIAVAAAIQQRFQVPVQPHVICSGATIEDIEYELLDLQFLGITDLLLLRGDKAKEDRVFTPTPGGHAHTTDLIRQVQRFNEGFFANGEAIKNPGAKFDIGVACYPEKHEEAPNLEMDMQYLKEKQDLGAQYAVTQLFYDNEKYFAFVDKARQMGITIPIIPGIKPLAKLTQLSVVPRTFHCDIPEALAREIVKCKTDADARKLGVEWTVKQCQELYAHGVNDIHFYTVGAVDSVVEIVKELRR, encoded by the coding sequence ATGGCCGTAGCAAACCTGATAACCAAGAATAGCGACGAGCATCAGTTCTCGTTTGAGGTGCTGCCCCCTCTGAAGGGGACGGGCACAGACAAGCTTTTTGCCGATATCGAAAAGCTTTGTAAGCTGAATCCTGCATTCATTAATATTACGACGCATCACAGCGAGTATGTGTATAAGGAACTGAGCGACGGGCGCTTTGAGCGTCAGCGCATGCGTCTGCGCCCTGGCACCATTGCCGTGGCAGCAGCCATTCAGCAGCGTTTCCAGGTTCCGGTGCAGCCCCACGTGATTTGTAGTGGCGCTACGATTGAGGATATCGAGTATGAACTGCTGGACTTGCAGTTCCTGGGTATCACCGACCTGTTGCTGCTGCGTGGTGACAAGGCGAAGGAGGACCGCGTGTTCACGCCTACGCCGGGCGGTCATGCCCACACCACCGACCTGATTCGTCAGGTGCAGCGCTTCAACGAGGGATTCTTTGCCAATGGTGAGGCCATCAAGAACCCGGGGGCTAAGTTTGATATCGGTGTGGCCTGCTATCCTGAGAAGCACGAGGAGGCGCCCAACCTGGAGATGGATATGCAGTATCTGAAGGAGAAGCAGGACCTGGGTGCACAGTATGCCGTGACGCAGTTGTTCTACGACAACGAGAAATACTTTGCCTTTGTGGACAAGGCGCGCCAGATGGGTATCACCATCCCCATTATCCCTGGTATCAAACCGCTGGCAAAGCTGACACAGCTCAGTGTGGTGCCGCGCACCTTCCATTGCGACATCCCAGAGGCACTGGCCCGCGAGATAGTGAAGTGCAAGACGGATGCCGACGCGCGTAAGTTGGGCGTGGAATGGACCGTGAAGCAGTGTCAGGAGCTATATGCCCATGGCGTCAACGACATCCATTTCTATACGGTGGGTGCCGTGGATAGCGTGGTGGAGATTGTGAAGGAGTTAAGGAGATAA